A window from Photobacterium sp. DA100 encodes these proteins:
- a CDS encoding helix-turn-helix transcriptional regulator, with translation MSRVDYWIRNLIEAGQSHSDINHVVADIGRSVGADVGILFLGSSPKLSLGNVFHSGIEQPLLEYYERHSQNDVYLRHYSHQNLQGTIVPLQTMLPLNKITDEWFRDEMLRTIAVKYSLSGYCRLNQSEVQVLTFHRYSSPFKPESQLQLQLLMDALVPWSQFFLSKQKLIDQFGHSPLQHGSLQLPDDLTPAERQVIQLLSKGYDGSEITQLRGVSKETTKSQIKSILHKLECKHQNQLLHKVYTELVT, from the coding sequence ATGAGCAGAGTCGATTACTGGATACGGAACCTTATCGAAGCGGGCCAATCTCACTCGGATATTAACCACGTTGTGGCTGATATCGGGCGATCAGTCGGCGCCGATGTCGGTATTCTCTTTCTCGGCTCTTCACCAAAACTCTCGTTGGGTAATGTATTTCATTCCGGTATTGAGCAACCGCTGCTCGAATATTATGAACGTCACTCACAAAACGATGTATACCTCCGGCATTACTCACACCAAAACCTGCAGGGTACAATCGTTCCGCTGCAGACCATGCTGCCGCTAAATAAAATTACGGATGAATGGTTCAGGGATGAGATGCTTCGCACTATTGCCGTTAAATATTCGCTTAGCGGTTATTGCCGCTTGAATCAGTCAGAGGTTCAGGTACTGACCTTCCACCGCTATTCCTCGCCTTTCAAGCCGGAATCCCAACTACAGTTGCAGTTGCTAATGGATGCCTTGGTACCATGGTCACAGTTTTTTCTATCTAAGCAGAAACTCATTGATCAATTTGGCCATTCCCCCTTACAGCACGGCAGCCTGCAATTACCCGATGACCTCACCCCTGCAGAAAGGCAAGTTATCCAATTATTATCTAAAGGTTACGACGGCAGTGAGATCACCCAACTTAGGGGAGTCTCAAAAGAAACCACAAAATCACAGATTAAAAGCATCTTGCATAAACTCGAGTGCAAGCACCAAAATCAACTACTGCATAAGGTTTATACTGAACTGGTTACCTAG
- a CDS encoding 3'-5' exonuclease, with amino-acid sequence MTVKKPKHQRQLLNTRSTPDWPTFFQTLYDKAKDNRLKNFYSTPIINGDTPLSEVPFVALDFETTGLDPKKDEIISIGLVPFTMERIRCRESAQWTVNPHRPLNEESVIIHGITDSEVENAPDLLKILEQVLRSLAGKVVVVHYQRIEREFMNQALLSRLEEGIHFPVVDTMAIEMAIQQRDFGGFINRLKGRRPGSVRLARARQRYGLPLYPPHHAATDALATAELLQAQIAYHFSPDTPISDIWL; translated from the coding sequence ATGACCGTAAAAAAACCAAAGCATCAGCGACAACTGCTAAACACCCGCAGTACACCAGATTGGCCAACATTCTTTCAGACACTGTATGACAAAGCCAAGGACAACAGGCTGAAGAATTTCTATTCTACTCCGATAATCAATGGCGATACGCCGCTGAGTGAAGTGCCGTTTGTCGCCCTTGATTTCGAAACCACAGGTTTGGATCCCAAGAAAGATGAAATCATCAGTATTGGGCTAGTACCGTTTACCATGGAGCGCATTCGATGCCGGGAATCAGCCCAATGGACAGTTAACCCTCACCGCCCTCTCAATGAGGAATCGGTGATCATCCACGGTATTACCGATTCCGAAGTCGAAAACGCCCCTGATCTGCTAAAAATTCTTGAGCAGGTATTGAGATCTCTGGCAGGCAAAGTCGTAGTGGTCCACTACCAGAGGATTGAGCGTGAATTCATGAACCAGGCGCTGCTAAGCCGTCTGGAAGAAGGCATACACTTCCCTGTCGTCGACACCATGGCTATCGAGATGGCGATACAGCAACGAGACTTCGGTGGGTTCATCAACCGCCTCAAGGGTAGACGGCCAGGCTCGGTACGCCTAGCCCGAGCTCGCCAACGCTATGGCCTGCCGCTTTATCCACCGCATCATGCCGCAACTGATGCACTGGCAACCGCAGAATTGCTGCAAGCACAAATTGCCTATCACTTCTCTCCAGATACACCAATATCGGATATCTGGTTATAG
- a CDS encoding methyl-accepting chemotaxis protein produces the protein MALAFAVVTKESRSQRENSSKTTVSALEQKTISQQILEHSFAARVSAIYALYDQSAFQKLDSEIKKGFDANKVLLEQLSRTGALVNNVNTVKDKMANYERFISNDLKPFVARKNSIGVTYQETEMLSANFRAVGSELILSIDELTTAIDRYVEQEIILVEAEYRQMMQSVMLIMAVMVVSGLAIAWVLSGRMVKPILDVREVLKQLSLGNLTGRVHVSGSNEIAELSRDLNNTLGQMQETISQLNRISEEVAAASTELAEVMSSSQANAQQEMAEIEQVASAVNELSSTADNVSSNAQDADSCAKQSQKMVDEGRNVFSQSEQSNKVTSEKMSEAADVVMHLREQSDQVSKVIEVIQAISEQTNLLALNAAIEAARAGESGRGFAVVADEVRMLAARTQESTQEIQAIIEDLQRQSANANDGMQQSLQMLKESEELTSLANEVFEGITDAITSIGDMNTEVATAAEQQSMVTQDINKNVVNMSELVNQNVVGISQSASASEELSQLAEQQRKQLAFFRY, from the coding sequence ATGGCGCTGGCTTTTGCGGTAGTAACTAAAGAGTCTCGCTCGCAACGTGAAAATAGCAGTAAAACTACGGTATCGGCACTTGAGCAAAAAACAATTTCCCAGCAGATACTTGAGCATAGTTTTGCCGCACGTGTTAGTGCGATTTATGCTCTATATGACCAATCTGCATTCCAAAAATTGGATTCAGAGATAAAGAAAGGCTTTGATGCGAATAAGGTTCTGTTAGAGCAGTTATCTCGAACCGGCGCATTGGTTAATAATGTAAATACAGTAAAAGACAAAATGGCCAATTATGAGCGTTTTATTAGTAATGACTTAAAGCCATTTGTCGCCCGCAAAAATAGCATCGGTGTGACTTATCAAGAGACCGAGATGCTTTCTGCTAACTTCAGGGCTGTAGGCAGTGAACTGATCCTGTCTATCGATGAGTTGACAACTGCCATTGATCGATACGTTGAGCAAGAAATCATTTTAGTGGAAGCTGAGTATCGTCAAATGATGCAAAGCGTTATGTTGATTATGGCCGTTATGGTTGTCTCTGGCCTAGCCATTGCCTGGGTATTGTCAGGACGGATGGTTAAACCTATCCTTGATGTTCGTGAGGTGTTAAAGCAGTTATCCTTGGGGAACTTGACCGGACGGGTACACGTATCAGGGTCTAATGAAATAGCGGAATTAAGTCGCGATCTGAATAACACGTTAGGGCAGATGCAAGAAACGATTTCTCAGTTGAACCGCATCAGCGAAGAAGTGGCTGCAGCATCGACAGAGCTGGCGGAGGTTATGAGCAGTTCTCAAGCCAATGCCCAGCAGGAGATGGCTGAAATCGAGCAGGTTGCATCAGCGGTTAATGAGCTTTCTAGTACGGCGGATAATGTTAGCAGCAATGCGCAAGATGCGGATTCGTGTGCTAAACAGAGCCAGAAAATGGTAGACGAAGGCCGGAATGTATTTAGTCAGAGCGAGCAATCAAACAAGGTAACGTCAGAAAAAATGTCTGAAGCTGCTGATGTTGTGATGCATTTGCGTGAGCAGTCTGATCAAGTCAGCAAGGTTATTGAGGTTATTCAGGCGATTTCTGAGCAGACTAACTTGCTGGCATTGAATGCCGCCATTGAAGCGGCCCGTGCCGGTGAATCAGGTCGAGGCTTTGCCGTGGTGGCCGACGAAGTTCGCATGCTGGCTGCACGCACTCAAGAATCAACCCAAGAAATCCAGGCGATTATCGAAGATCTTCAGCGTCAGTCGGCCAATGCCAATGATGGGATGCAGCAATCGTTGCAGATGCTAAAAGAATCCGAGGAACTGACGAGCTTGGCAAACGAAGTCTTCGAAGGTATTACCGATGCGATTACCTCTATTGGTGACATGAACACCGAAGTGGCAACAGCAGCTGAGCAGCAATCGATGGTAACCCAAGATATCAATAAGAATGTGGTGAATATGTCTGAGCTGGTCAACCAAAATGTGGTGGGGATCAGCCAGAGTGCCAGTGCCAGCGAAGAGTTGTCACAGCTGGCAGAGCAGCAACGCAAACAGCTGGCGTTTTTCCGCTACTAG
- a CDS encoding GNAT family N-acetyltransferase: MHIRYCAFDQHADEMLDIFNDAILNTTALYEYEPRTMDVMALWFESKEQGDYPVIGAFDQAGRLMGFASFGKFREQPAFQFTVEHSIYVSREHRGKGVAIELMKTLIVLASRQGYRSLIGAIDLENIASLRLHQKFGFEEVGIIKHAGYKFERWLDLAFYQLVLDT; encoded by the coding sequence ATGCACATTAGATACTGCGCTTTTGACCAACACGCCGATGAAATGCTTGATATTTTTAATGATGCTATTTTGAATACCACGGCACTCTATGAATATGAACCGCGCACGATGGATGTTATGGCACTGTGGTTTGAGTCAAAAGAACAAGGTGATTACCCGGTTATTGGGGCATTCGATCAGGCTGGTCGATTAATGGGTTTTGCATCGTTTGGCAAATTTCGAGAACAACCTGCGTTTCAATTTACCGTAGAGCACAGTATTTACGTTTCTAGAGAGCATCGTGGAAAAGGGGTAGCCATTGAGTTGATGAAGACATTAATCGTGCTGGCTTCCCGTCAGGGCTACCGCTCTTTGATTGGTGCAATAGATTTGGAAAATATCGCGAGTTTGCGGTTACACCAAAAATTCGGTTTTGAAGAAGTCGGAATTATTAAACATGCAGGCTATAAATTTGAACGTTGGTTAGATCTTGCATTTTATCAGTTAGTACTCGACACATAA
- a CDS encoding DUF294 nucleotidyltransferase-like domain-containing protein, producing MEAEQLEILNFISQYPPFKALPEESLKEIALNIEVAYYRSDSMILNFGDEIHDLYLIRSGAVEIYRRKGELYNRIDEGDLFGQMGLLMNNKVRMPARAIEDTLVYCIPEEIFNQLCDEFDTFADFVELEDSARLRNVVSTHAEENDLTTSKVRTLLSRDPVTISRDESIQTAAMTMAEENVSAMLIVEPSEEGDDDDYDPLVGIITDRDLCSRVIAKGLDTSTPVSEVMSTELISLDHNAYVFEAMLTMLRYNVHHLPVLRNKHPIGVIGLTDIVRYESQNSLLLVSTIFQQQTVEELKVVSEEVKHCFVRMVNEDANAHMIGSAMSVIGRSFKQRLAELAQEKLGPAPIPFCLMAMGSMARDEQLIVTDQDNALILDDSYDEAIHGEYFEKFAKFVCDGLAACGYSYCTGDIMATNPEWRKTRTQWEECFAEWIDNPKPQALLNSSIFFDLSGVCGREKWAEQLNSFVVRRARKNNRFLACLARNAISRTPPLGFFKDFVMEKDGRHNNSINLKRRGTAPLADLIRVHALAVGSRSQNSFERLDDVIEAGILPKGRGQDLRDAMELIYMVRIRHQALDIEAGIEADNSIEPENMSDFERRNLKAAFQILSNAQNFIKFRYQGNRR from the coding sequence ATGGAAGCCGAACAGCTGGAAATACTCAATTTTATCAGCCAATACCCCCCTTTCAAGGCACTCCCGGAAGAGTCATTAAAAGAAATCGCTCTCAATATAGAAGTCGCCTATTATCGGTCTGACTCAATGATCCTGAACTTTGGTGATGAAATTCATGATCTTTACCTTATACGAAGTGGTGCGGTGGAAATTTACCGACGAAAAGGTGAACTTTACAACCGGATTGATGAAGGTGACCTGTTTGGCCAAATGGGCCTGCTGATGAACAACAAAGTCCGGATGCCGGCCCGCGCCATCGAAGATACGCTGGTTTACTGTATTCCAGAAGAGATCTTTAACCAGCTTTGCGATGAGTTTGATACCTTTGCCGACTTCGTTGAACTTGAAGACAGCGCCCGATTACGAAATGTCGTCTCAACTCATGCAGAAGAAAATGATCTCACAACCTCGAAGGTCCGCACCCTGCTGTCTCGTGACCCTGTCACGATTAGTCGTGATGAAAGCATTCAGACTGCCGCCATGACCATGGCCGAAGAAAATGTTTCGGCAATGCTAATTGTTGAGCCCAGCGAAGAAGGCGACGATGATGATTACGACCCTCTAGTAGGTATTATTACCGATCGCGATCTCTGCTCTCGAGTCATTGCCAAGGGGCTAGATACTTCAACACCGGTGTCAGAAGTGATGAGTACCGAGCTTATCTCTTTGGATCATAACGCTTATGTATTTGAAGCTATGCTCACCATGCTTCGCTACAATGTGCACCACCTCCCGGTACTCAGGAACAAGCACCCTATTGGTGTCATTGGTTTAACCGACATCGTGCGCTATGAATCGCAAAACAGCCTGTTACTCGTCAGTACTATCTTCCAACAGCAAACCGTCGAAGAGCTAAAAGTCGTCTCCGAAGAAGTGAAGCATTGTTTTGTCCGTATGGTAAATGAAGATGCCAATGCCCATATGATCGGCAGCGCAATGTCGGTGATTGGCCGAAGCTTCAAGCAGAGGCTAGCCGAACTGGCCCAGGAAAAGCTTGGGCCCGCCCCTATTCCATTCTGCCTGATGGCTATGGGTTCAATGGCACGTGATGAGCAACTTATCGTGACAGACCAAGATAACGCTTTGATCTTGGATGATAGTTACGATGAGGCCATTCACGGCGAGTACTTCGAAAAATTTGCCAAGTTTGTCTGTGATGGCCTGGCAGCCTGCGGTTATTCGTACTGTACCGGCGATATCATGGCTACCAACCCGGAATGGCGCAAAACCCGTACGCAATGGGAAGAATGTTTCGCCGAGTGGATTGATAATCCAAAACCCCAGGCACTCCTAAACAGTTCGATATTTTTCGACCTGTCTGGCGTTTGTGGCCGTGAAAAATGGGCCGAGCAGCTCAACAGCTTCGTCGTCCGCCGCGCCAGGAAAAATAACCGCTTCCTAGCTTGCTTGGCCCGAAATGCCATTAGCCGCACTCCTCCGCTGGGTTTTTTCAAAGACTTTGTCATGGAAAAAGATGGCAGACATAACAACTCCATCAACCTAAAGCGGCGTGGTACCGCGCCATTGGCAGATTTGATCCGAGTCCATGCCCTCGCGGTCGGCTCGCGCTCACAGAACTCTTTTGAACGACTGGATGACGTGATTGAAGCTGGCATCTTGCCAAAAGGACGGGGACAGGATTTACGGGACGCAATGGAGTTGATCTATATGGTACGTATTCGCCACCAAGCGTTGGATATTGAAGCAGGCATTGAAGCCGATAACAGTATCGAGCCGGAAAACATGTCTGACTTCGAGCGCAGGAACCTCAAAGCGGCATTCCAGATCCTCAGCAATGCCCAGAACTTTATCAAATTCCGCTACCAGGGTAACCGCCGGTGA
- a CDS encoding metal-dependent hydrolase, translated as MANFNTHLGTAALTSSLAATALLSAGHVVPITALWLMLLGTIGGLLPDIDSDNSTSMSTLFRLFGGLITFSFVGHIYQMVSMLELIVYSAFCYLTIRYNFKSSLEKITVHRGCCHSLAFIAVAGLFTVWLVFLLGYSDITAWLSGCFICFGGVVHLLLDELYSVDLANRRLKLSFGSALKVFSPKNPFISAFQCLLIAVLYLHGPSFDNTWHQVSNWSEFRFKPEWLNRDEVMHFFDEVVSSTRKAMSQSQG; from the coding sequence GTGGCTAATTTCAACACACATCTTGGAACAGCCGCACTTACGAGTAGTTTGGCGGCTACGGCTTTGCTTTCGGCAGGGCATGTTGTGCCGATCACCGCATTGTGGTTGATGCTATTGGGCACGATCGGCGGTTTGTTGCCGGATATTGACTCCGATAATTCAACGTCAATGAGTACACTTTTCCGTTTATTCGGAGGGTTGATTACTTTCAGTTTCGTCGGCCACATTTATCAAATGGTGTCGATGCTTGAACTCATTGTGTACAGCGCATTTTGCTATTTGACTATCCGGTACAACTTCAAATCGTCGTTAGAAAAAATTACGGTTCATCGTGGTTGTTGCCATTCACTGGCATTCATCGCAGTGGCTGGTTTGTTCACCGTCTGGTTAGTTTTCTTGTTGGGTTATAGTGATATTACGGCCTGGCTTTCGGGCTGTTTTATCTGCTTTGGCGGCGTTGTTCATTTATTGCTCGATGAGCTGTATAGCGTAGATTTAGCCAACCGACGATTGAAGTTATCATTCGGCTCCGCGTTAAAGGTTTTTTCTCCGAAAAACCCTTTTATCAGTGCGTTTCAATGCTTATTGATTGCAGTACTGTATTTGCATGGCCCTTCTTTTGATAATACCTGGCATCAGGTCAGTAATTGGAGCGAGTTTCGTTTCAAGCCGGAATGGCTAAATCGTGACGAGGTCATGCATTTTTTTGATGAAGTCGTGAGCTCGACTCGAAAGGCGATGAGCCAAAGTCAGGGCTAA